Proteins encoded together in one Salarias fasciatus chromosome 17, fSalaFa1.1, whole genome shotgun sequence window:
- the myf6 gene encoding myogenic factor 6: MMDLFETNTYLFNDLRYLEEGDHGPLQHLDMSGVSPLYNGHDSPPSPGQDRVPSETGGESSGEEHVLAPPGLRAHCEGQCLMWACKICKRKSAPTDRRKAATLRERRRLKKINEAFDALKRKTVANPNQRLPKVEILRSAISYIERLQDLLQTLDEQEKTPSGSCFNPKEHNVSGEEYRWKTSSESWPTSADHSTAAMTQREGAGESSASSSLLRLSSIVDSITSDEKTSFSEEISEN; encoded by the exons ATGATGGACCTTTTTGAGACCAACACTTATCTGTTCAATGACCTGCGCTACCTGGAGGAAGGGGACCATGGACCGCTGCAGCACCTGGACATGTCCGGCGTGTCTCCGCTGTACAACGGCCACGACAGCCCGCCGTCGCCCGGCCAGGACCGCGTCCCGTCCGAGACCGGCGGGGAGAGCAGCGGGGAGGAGCACGTCCTGGCGCCGCCGGGACTGCGGGCGCACTGCGAGGGCCAGTGCCTCATGTGGGCCTGCAAGATCTGCAAGAGGAAGTCGGCGCCGACGGACAGGCGCAAGGCCGCCACGCTCCGCGAGCGGAGGAGGCTCAAGAAGATCAACGAGGCCTTCGACGCCCTGAAGAGGAAGACCGTGGCCAACCCCAACCAGCGGCTGCCCAAGGTGGAGATCCTGCGCAGCGCCATCAGCTACATCGAGcggctgcaggacctgctgcagaCCCTGGACGAGCAGGAGAAAACGCCAAGCGGGTCTTGCTTTAACCCCAAAGAACACAAC gtgtCCGGTGAAGAGTACCGCTGGAAGACGTCCTCCGAGTCCTGGCCGACCTCTGCTGACCATTCCACTGCAGCGATGACCCAGAGAGAAG gaGCCGGCGAGTCCTCGgcgtcctccagcctcctgcgCCTGTCCTCCATCGTGGACAGCATCACCAGCGACGAGAAGACCAGTTTCTCCGAGGAGATCTCAGAAAACTGA